Proteins encoded together in one Miscanthus floridulus cultivar M001 chromosome 16, ASM1932011v1, whole genome shotgun sequence window:
- the LOC136513815 gene encoding protein LURP-one-related 8-like, whose translation MTAKVHPNVAVPPSLGQPPAPADEEPVTLTVWRKSLLFNGRGFTVFDARGDLVYRVDSYASDSRAEVVLMDAAGCPVFTLRRCRNLIGLGLGSDQWLVYPGEETRRLPPLYAVKRAAQYMRGGGGGGGGGAKSMAHVAVCSSGAAAKTGAGGYEVEGSYLRRRCTVYDERRRAVAEVLPKETVGSDVFRLVVQPGMEVSLAMAVVLALDQMFGKPSLLRSWSS comes from the coding sequence ATGACGGCGAAGGTACACCCGAACGTCGCCGTGCCGCCGTCCCTCGGccagccgccggcgccggccgaCGAGGAGCCGGTCACTCTGACGGTGTGGCGCAAGTCGCTGCTGTTCAACGGCAGGGGGTTCACGGTGTTCGACGCCCGCGGCGACCTGGTGTACCGCGTGGACAGCTACGCGTCCGACTCCCGCGCGGAGGTCGTGCTCATGGACGCCGCGGGCTGCCCCGTGTTCACCCTCCGCCGCTGCAGGAATCTGATCGGCCTCGGGCTGGGGTCCGACCAGTGGCTGGTGTACCCGGGCGAGGAGACCCGGCGCCTGCCGCCGCTCTACGCCGTGAAGCGGGCGGCGCAGTacatgcgcggcggcggcgggggcgggggcggcggcgccaAGTCCATGGCGCACGTCGCGGTGTGCTCTAGCGGAGCCGCCGCGAAAACCGGCGCCGGCGGGTACGAGGTGGAGGGGTCGTACCTGCGGCGGCGCTGCACGGTGTACGACGAGCGGCGGCGGGCCGTGGCGGAGGTGCTCCCCAAGGAGACCGTGGGCTCGGACGTGTTCCGGCTGGTGGTgcagcccgggatggaggtgtcgCTGGCCATGGCCGTCGTCCTCGCGCTCGACCAGATGTTCGGCAAGCCGTCCCTGCTCAGGAGCTGGTCCTCCTAG